From Thermoleophilum album:
GCAGCCCTCTTGCTAGTGCTCGAAGTGGCGCTTTGCTTGAGCGTGCTAGGACCGCAGCCGCTCGCTTGGCTGTGGTTGGGATCGCAGTTCGAATACCTGAGCGGTAGCGCCCTGGCCGGCATCGTGCTCGCGGTCGTCGGCACGCTGCTGTCGCTGCTCGTCACGCTCGCTGTCGCGCGGCGCGTCGATCACGCCTGGAAGCTCGTTCGACGTGCCGCCGGCTACCGCCAGGATCGCGGCGTCCTCGAGGCGGTGTTCGCGCTGTCGGTGGTGGCCGCCGCGATCGTCTTCTGCATCTGGTTTTTGATCATCCAAGGCCCGGGGCCGCAGCTCGCGCCGCAGCAGTGAGTTTCCTGCGTCGATACCACCAGTACGACGACGTCCCGCTCGAGGAGCTCGTCGCCCAGGCGGAGCGCGACCGCGAGCGTCGGCGACGTGACCTTGCTCGTGTCGACGTCCTCGATCTGGCGCGCACCGAGCGTGTCGACCTTCCGGATTCCGAGGTCGTGAACGCCGCGATCGCGGCGCTGCGCGGCCCGATCAACCTTGTGCCCGACCGCCACGCCAGCGATCTGCGTTCCGCTCTTGCCGAGGACCTGCGCGTCGACGCGTCGCGGATCGTCGTCGGCGCCGGCGTGAGCGAGCTCGTCGAGCGAACCGTCGCGGCTCTGGCACGCTCTGCGACCGTCGCGATCCCCTGGCCTTCGCATCCGCTGCTGCCAGTGGCGGTCGAGCGCGCGGGCAAGAAACCGCTGCCGATCAAGCGCGAGCGCGAGGAGATCGTGGCGGCCGCGAAGGCGGGGCACGATCTCCTCATCTGCAACCCCGACGACCCTACCGGACACTACTTCTCCGCCGACGAGCTACGTGCAATCAGCGAAAGTCTCGCGCCCGAGCGCCTGCTCGTCATCGACGAGGCGCTTGTCGACTTTCAGAGCGCCGAGCCGCGCGACGCGGTCCTGCGTCTCACCGACACCCGTCCCGTCGTGTGCCTGCGGAGCTTCTCGAAGGCGTTCGGTCTTGCCGGCATGCGCGTCGGCTACGCCGTGCTTCCGCCCACCTATGCCGATCGAGCGTCTGCGCTCGCGCCCCTGCTCGGTGTGTCCGTCGCCGCGGTAGCGGCGGCGCGGCACGCGCTCGCCCGCCGCGTGCTCGTTGAGGCGTACGTCGAGCAAGTGCGGCGCGAGCGCGAGCGCCTCAGCGCCGAGCTGCGGCGACGCCGGTTCGAGGTCGCGCCGAGCGAAACGAACTTCCTCTGGGTGGCGCCGCCCGACGGCGACGGCACCTCGTTCGCCAGGCGACTCGACCGGCTCGGCATCCGTGTCACCCCGGGTGTCGCCCTCGGCGATGGTCGCAGGGTGCGGATAGCGGTACGCGACCGCGCCACAAGCGAGCGCCTGCTGCAGGCTCTCGATCGGATCGACTAGTGACCGCGGCCGGCGAGGGCGCGCCCAGCTCGCGCCGGGATCGCGGCGATGCGCCCGAGCGCCGAGCGGCGGTCACGCGAGGCGCTCAGGTCGAGCGCCTCGCGCAAGCGTGTCGGCTCCGGCTCCAACCCGTGCCGCTGCCACAGCGGAGCGAGCTCGCGGTGGGCGGCGAGCAGTTGCTCTCCCACCGTGAGCAGCGCACGGCGCGCGACCGCGCGGGCTCGGGCGAAGTCGAGGATGTGGGTTTCGAACAGCAGTCGGTCGTCGGGCGCCGGTTCGACGAGCACGATGTCGACGCCCGGGAACCGCTCCTGCCAGCTGTGTACCGCACGGTGCAGTCGTTCGTAGGCGAGCATGCGAAACGCCTGGTAGCCGATCGGCAGAAAGCCACGCTGGCCGAGCGAGCGCCCGGTCTCTGCGTCGGGGCGCCGGAACGGAACGAGCGGGTTGATAACGACGACGAGGTCGGCGCCGTGCTCGACAGCGACGTCGATGTTGGTCGTCGAGACGATGCCGCCGTCGACGAGCGTGCGCCCCTTGATGCGTCGGGGCACGTAAACCATCGGTAGCGCAGCCGAGGCGGCTACGGCTTCCGAGATCGGAACGTCGTCGAACTCAGGCTCGCCGAAGACGATGCGTTCGCAGGTGTCGATGTCGGTCGCTGGCAGGTACAGCTCCGTCCCAAGCTCACGGAAATCGTTCGTACGCTGGCGCTCGCGGGTGAGTACGCGCCGCACGTAGGCTTCAATCCCGGAACCGTCGTAAACACCGCTCGGCAGTGCCTCGGCGACACCGAATATCGCGTCAACGAGAGATGTCGCGCGGGGATGGCGCGCGAAGCGCAGAGCGGTGCCGGCGACCGCCAACGGAACCTTGTACGCAGAAATCAGAAGCCCGCCGAAGTTGAGCCGCAGCAGGGTGTCGTGGGCGGGACGGTCAACGGTGATCGCGGTCGGCCGTCCTTCGAGGGCGTCGCGAAGATCGTCGGCCGAGATGCCGTTGGCGACGAGCGCCGCCAGGAACGCTCCGGCGCTCGTCCCCACGTAGACGTCGAAACGGTTTGCGCTGCCGGGCCCGAGCAGCAGGTCGAGCGCCTGCAGGGCACCGATCTCGAACGCACCACCGGTGAACCCGCCGCCGCCGAGAACCAGCGCGGTGCGCGTGCGCCGTGCCCGGCCGCTCGTACCGGCCGACGCTCGCTTGGCTGTCCGTGCGGCTGACTCTCCACGTCCCCGACGCTGTTCCCCCGCACGCGCTCTCGGGCGCGCCCTGCCCGAGGCGTGGCCTCCTGCCACCGCGATCACTTTGCCCATCTGTCAATCAGGAGCTTACTTGGCCAGCCAGCCAGCCAGCCGTTCGGCGAGCCAGCGGGCCAGAGCGTCAACTGACCGCGTGCGCCTAGACGCGATCGGCGGACGAGCAGCGCAAGCGAGCGGCCAAGCGAGTGGAACCCTCGCGAGCAGCCGCTGTCGCCGAGCCGCAACCTCGGGCGGAGGAAGCTGTTCGTGAATCTGGAGGCGATGGACATGGCTGCACCGCCAGTCGCTTCGCCGACGGCACCGACTAGTGCGGGAAGCTCTAGGTCGTGGAAAGCCTGCGACTACAGGGGTTGACGGCCGCGGCGCGTGTTGCGCGGCTCGTGGGCCTGATCGTGATCTGCGCCTCCGCGACCGCGGTGCCGGCGCTCGCGGGTGGTGGCGCCACCGCGCCGCAGGCAAGCGCAGGTGGCGCGCCAGACACACCGAGCAACGGCACGCGCGGCGCTGGCACCGGGCCAGTAGCGACAAGCGAAGCTCCCAAGGCGCCCGCGAGATCCCGGCTGCGCCGCAGGATCCTCGAGGTCGCCCGCAACCTCGGTCGCACGGCTGGCGTGCTCGTGGTCGACGACGCCGGCGACACCATTGCCACCCTGCGACCGCGCCTGGCGCTGGTCCCCGCCTCGAACGTCAAACTCTTCACCACCGCCGCCCTGCTCGAACGCTACGGGGCGGATTTTCGGTTGCGCACGCGCGCGCTGACGGCGACAGCACCGGACGATCAGGGGGTGGTCGCAGGCGACCTTTACCTGGTGGGCGACGGCGACCCGTCGCTGTCGACACAGCGCCGTGCCCGCCTGTGGTACCCACGAGCGGCGACGGTCGAGGCGTTGGCGGCGGCGGTGCGCGCGGCGGGAGTGCGACGCATCGAGGGCGACATCGTCGGCGACGAGACCCTGTTCGACAGCCGGCGCGGCGGCCCCGGCTCGCGCTGGCGCACGAGTCCCTGGGTGGGACCGATCTCGGCGCTGATCGTCGACCGCGGTCTCGCCGGCGACGGGCGCTCGTACGTCGTCTCGCCCGCGCGTGCCGCAGCAGCGGCCCTGCGGGCCGCGCTCCGCCGGGCAGGCGTGCGCGTCATAGGCCGCTCTACTTCCGGTCGCGCGCCGCGCACAGCGGGCGAGATCGCTTCGATCTCGTCGATGACCATCGCCGAGCTCGTGCGCATCGTCAACCGCGACTCCGACAACCTCTTCGCCGAAGTCCTGCTCAAGCGCCTGGCCACCTCGGTGCGGCGACCGGGAACGACAGCGACCGGTGTCGCGACAGTCCGCGCCCTGCTGCGGTCGCTCGGCGTCCGCCCCCGCATCGTCGACGGGTCAGGTCTCTCGCGTGCCAACCGGGCCGACGCAGCCATGATCGTGCGCCTGTTGCGGACGGCTGGCGCGCGGAGGTGGGGCGCCGCCTGGCTGCGTTCACTTCCACTTGCCGGCCGCGAGGGAACACTCGCGTGGCGCTTGCGCTCGGGGCCAGCGCGGGGTCGCTGCCGAGCCAAAACGGGAACGCTCAGCGGCGTCGCAGCGCTGAGCGGCTACTGTCGTGCCCGTAGCGGCGCCCGCTACTGGTTCTCGCTGCTCGCCAACGGTGTAGCGGTGCCGCGCGCGCGAGCGCTGCAGGACGCGATCGTCCAGGCGATCGCTGGCAGCTAGCGGCGCGCGAGGCGTCAGCGACGCCCGTCCTCGCCAGCTAGCTCGAGGAGCTGCGCTTCGTCGATCGTCCGCACACCGAGCTCGCGCGCACGCTCTAGCTTGGAGCCCGGGTTGTCGCCGACGACCACGAAGTCGGTGCGGCGCGACACCGAGCTTGTGACGCGCCCGCCCGCACGTTCGATCAGCTCGGTCGCTTGCTCACGGGTCAGGTGAGGGAGCGTCCCGGTCAGCACGAACGTCTTGCCCGCCAGCCGCCCGTCGCGACGCGCCTCGCCGCTCTCGCTAGCGAACCGCAAGCCGGCACGCCGCAAGCGCGCCACCAGGTCGCGGATGTACGGCTCGTCGAGCGTCTCGCGGATCTGCCGTGCGAGGATCGGGCCGATCCCCTCGACCTGTTCGATCTCGTCGACCGACGCCTCCATCAGTCGATCGATCGATCCGAAGTGGCGCGCGAGGTTGCGCGCGTTGACCGCTCCGACACCGGGGATACCGAGCGCATACAGAACACGCTCGAACGGCCGCTCGCGCGAGCGCTCGATCGCTGCCACGAGCTTCTCCGCCGACTTGCGACCGAAGCCGTGCAAGGCGGCTACACGCTCAACGTCGAGCTCATAGATGTCGGCGACGTGACCGATCAGCCCCTCGGCGAGGAAACGGCGGACGTTCTCCTCGCCGAGACCCTCGATGTCCATCGCCCCTTTCGAGACGAAGTGTTTGATCGCCTGAAAAAGTTGGCCCGGGCATGCCCAGCGGTTCGGGCACACGGTCCACACGCTTCCCGGCGGCTTGACCGTGGGCGTCCCGCAGGAGGGGCAGCGCTTTGGCGGGGCGGGCGGCGGCGGGCGGTCGGGGCGCCGCACCGCGCGTGAGGTCGGCGAGACGACCTGCGGGATCACGTCGCCGGCACGCATCACGATCACCTCGTCGCCCTCGCGCACGTCCTTGCGCCGCAAGTCCTCCTCGTTGTGGAGCGTCGCCGTCTTGACCACGACGCCCGAGACCTGCACGGGTTCGAGCTCGGCGAACGGCACCAGGTGTCCTGTGCGGCCCACGTTCCAGCCAATTCGCTTGAGCACCGTGGTGGCCGTCATCGGCGGGAACTTCCAGGCGATCGCCGCGCGCGGTTCGCGCCCGGCAACCCCGAGCACACGCCACAGCCTGAGATCGTCGATCTTCACGACGACACCGTCGATCTCGTACTCGAGGGAGTCGCGCCGCTCCTCCCAGCGGCGACACGCGGCGACGACCTCCTCGACATCCGCGTGCAGCTCAACGTCGGGGTTCACCCGGAAGCGGTGCTCGCGCAACCACTCGAGCGAGGCGTAGTGCGACTCGAAGTCGATCCCCTCTGTCGCGCCCACGCCGTAGCACCAGATGGACAGCGGACGCGACGCGGTGATGTTGGGATCGAGCTGGCGGATCGAGCCGGCGGCGGCGTTGCGGGGGTTCGCGAACGGCGGCTCGCCGCGAGCGATCCGCTCCTCATTGACGCGCACGAACTCGTGCCGGGGCATGTAGGCCTCGCCGCGCACCTCGATCAGCGGCGGCGCATCGGGTATGCGCAGCGGGATCGCAGCGATCGTCTTGAGGTTGGAGGTCACGTCCTCACCGATCTCGCCGTCTCCGCGGGTAGCGCCGCGTACCAGCACACCGTTCTCGTAGACGAGCGAGATCGCGAGCCCGTCGATCTTCGGCTCGGTTACGAACCGCAGCTGTTCGACCTCGACACCCTCGCGCCGCAGAATCCGCAGGTTGCGCTCGAGCCAGGCGCG
This genomic window contains:
- a CDS encoding pyridoxal phosphate-dependent aminotransferase — translated: MSFLRRYHQYDDVPLEELVAQAERDRERRRRDLARVDVLDLARTERVDLPDSEVVNAAIAALRGPINLVPDRHASDLRSALAEDLRVDASRIVVGAGVSELVERTVAALARSATVAIPWPSHPLLPVAVERAGKKPLPIKREREEIVAAAKAGHDLLICNPDDPTGHYFSADELRAISESLAPERLLVIDEALVDFQSAEPRDAVLRLTDTRPVVCLRSFSKAFGLAGMRVGYAVLPPTYADRASALAPLLGVSVAAVAAARHALARRVLVEAYVEQVRRERERLSAELRRRRFEVAPSETNFLWVAPPDGDGTSFARRLDRLGIRVTPGVALGDGRRVRIAVRDRATSERLLQALDRID
- a CDS encoding patatin-like phospholipase family protein, with amino-acid sequence MGKVIAVAGGHASGRARPRARAGEQRRGRGESAARTAKRASAGTSGRARRTRTALVLGGGGFTGGAFEIGALQALDLLLGPGSANRFDVYVGTSAGAFLAALVANGISADDLRDALEGRPTAITVDRPAHDTLLRLNFGGLLISAYKVPLAVAGTALRFARHPRATSLVDAIFGVAEALPSGVYDGSGIEAYVRRVLTRERQRTNDFRELGTELYLPATDIDTCERIVFGEPEFDDVPISEAVAASAALPMVYVPRRIKGRTLVDGGIVSTTNIDVAVEHGADLVVVINPLVPFRRPDAETGRSLGQRGFLPIGYQAFRMLAYERLHRAVHSWQERFPGVDIVLVEPAPDDRLLFETHILDFARARAVARRALLTVGEQLLAAHRELAPLWQRHGLEPEPTRLREALDLSASRDRRSALGRIAAIPARAGRALAGRGH
- the dacB gene encoding D-alanyl-D-alanine carboxypeptidase/D-alanyl-D-alanine endopeptidase; the protein is MESLRLQGLTAAARVARLVGLIVICASATAVPALAGGGATAPQASAGGAPDTPSNGTRGAGTGPVATSEAPKAPARSRLRRRILEVARNLGRTAGVLVVDDAGDTIATLRPRLALVPASNVKLFTTAALLERYGADFRLRTRALTATAPDDQGVVAGDLYLVGDGDPSLSTQRRARLWYPRAATVEALAAAVRAAGVRRIEGDIVGDETLFDSRRGGPGSRWRTSPWVGPISALIVDRGLAGDGRSYVVSPARAAAAALRAALRRAGVRVIGRSTSGRAPRTAGEIASISSMTIAELVRIVNRDSDNLFAEVLLKRLATSVRRPGTTATGVATVRALLRSLGVRPRIVDGSGLSRANRADAAMIVRLLRTAGARRWGAAWLRSLPLAGREGTLAWRLRSGPARGRCRAKTGTLSGVAALSGYCRARSGARYWFSLLANGVAVPRARALQDAIVQAIAGS
- the ligA gene encoding NAD-dependent DNA ligase LigA; this translates as MPAEVARRAEELREQIGYHDWRYYVLDDPEISDDEYDRLLDELRALEREYPQLVTPDSPTQRVGGKPAPQFRQVRHLQPMLSLANARNEGELRAWLERNLRILRREGVEVEQLRFVTEPKIDGLAISLVYENGVLVRGATRGDGEIGEDVTSNLKTIAAIPLRIPDAPPLIEVRGEAYMPRHEFVRVNEERIARGEPPFANPRNAAAGSIRQLDPNITASRPLSIWCYGVGATEGIDFESHYASLEWLREHRFRVNPDVELHADVEEVVAACRRWEERRDSLEYEIDGVVVKIDDLRLWRVLGVAGREPRAAIAWKFPPMTATTVLKRIGWNVGRTGHLVPFAELEPVQVSGVVVKTATLHNEEDLRRKDVREGDEVIVMRAGDVIPQVVSPTSRAVRRPDRPPPPAPPKRCPSCGTPTVKPPGSVWTVCPNRWACPGQLFQAIKHFVSKGAMDIEGLGEENVRRFLAEGLIGHVADIYELDVERVAALHGFGRKSAEKLVAAIERSRERPFERVLYALGIPGVGAVNARNLARHFGSIDRLMEASVDEIEQVEGIGPILARQIRETLDEPYIRDLVARLRRAGLRFASESGEARRDGRLAGKTFVLTGTLPHLTREQATELIERAGGRVTSSVSRRTDFVVVGDNPGSKLERARELGVRTIDEAQLLELAGEDGRR